Genomic DNA from Halorussus rarus:
CTGGCCGATCGGCTGCCGTACGTCCCGCTCATGCTCTCGATTCTCGGCGGGTTCATCGCCTGCCTGTTCGCGCTGACCGCGGTCGAGGGCCTGGTCGCGCTCGCGGTCGTCACCGCGGTGCTGGGCTACGTCGTCCACAGCCTCTTCCCCGCGCTCGACACCTACCTGCTCGACTCGCTGCCCGACGAGAACCGCGCGAGCGCCTACGCCCTGTACAGCGGGTCGATGATGGTCGTCCAGGCGATGGGGAGCGTGGCGGTCGGGTCGCTGGTCGACGCCGGGTTCGGCTTCGACGCGGTGTTCCGGGGCATGGGCGGCGTGCTCGTCGTGATCCTGGTCGTGCTGGTCGTGCTCTGGTCGGCGGACGTGCTCCCGACAGGCGGCCGGGGCGCGAGCGCGGCCCGGGGCGATTGACGAGCCAGTCCGACCGCGTCCGCCCCAAGTCCCCGTCGGGGACGCATCTCCGCCGGCAACGACCGCCGAGTCCCCCTGCTTTTCAACCCCTCCGTCCCAACGCCAACCCGATGGAGTACGGACAGGAGCGCGTCGCCACCCTGCACGACCTGACCGGCCGGGTCCCCGACGCCCCGACCGACCGCGCGGCGGTGGTCGTCCCCATGACCGAGCGCGAGTACGCCGACCTCGCGGCCGAGCGCGTGCTCTCGGAACTGGAGGCGGTCGCGCCCGGCGAGGTGGTCGTCGCGCTGCGCGCGCCGCCCGGGAAGGTCCCGGCGTTCTGCGACTGGCTGGCCGGCTTCGACCTGCCGCTGTCGGTTGTGTGGGCCAACGGCCCCGGCGTCACCGACCTGCTGGGCGAGCGCGGCCTCAACGGCCGGGCCGGCAAGGGTCGGGACGTCTGGCTGGCGCTCGGGGTCGCCGCGGCCGACCGCGAGTACGTGGTCGTCCACGACGCCGACGCCAAGACCTACGAGGCCGGCGACGTCTCGCGGCTGCTGTTCCCGCTGAGCCGGGGCTACGACTTCTCGAAGGGCTACTACGCCCGTGTCGAGAACGACCGGCTCTACGGCCGGCTCTGCCGGCTGTTCTACGCGCCGCTAGTCCGGGCGCTCGCCGACGCCCACCCCGAGGCGGCGGTGCTGGACTACCTCGGGGCGTTCCGGTACGCGCTGGCCGGGGAGTTCGGCGCGACCGCCGCGTTCGCCCGCGAACTCCGGGCCGAGCGCCACTGGGGGCTGGAGGTCGGTACCCTCGGCGAGGCGTTCGCCCACGCCGGGTTCGCCGGCACCGCGCAGGTCGACCTCGGCCGGTACGAGCACGA
This window encodes:
- a CDS encoding glycosyl transferase family 2; the encoded protein is MEYGQERVATLHDLTGRVPDAPTDRAAVVVPMTEREYADLAAERVLSELEAVAPGEVVVALRAPPGKVPAFCDWLAGFDLPLSVVWANGPGVTDLLGERGLNGRAGKGRDVWLALGVAAADREYVVVHDADAKTYEAGDVSRLLFPLSRGYDFSKGYYARVENDRLYGRLCRLFYAPLVRALADAHPEAAVLDYLGAFRYALAGEFGATAAFARELRAERHWGLEVGTLGEAFAHAGFAGTAQVDLGRYEHDHRAVSGPTGLSDMSRHVGRALLRAVESHGVDPDYDTLPERYRAVAEGLVEQYAADAGFNGLDYDRGEERAQVDAYAEAVAPPGEDRRLPAWREADLTADEVLAASRADVADARSS